The stretch of DNA GAATTAGATtctattctaaattaaaattacgtATAACTAttgtagaaaaagaaatgaatgaaaaatttagaataaaatttgtagGAATGAGATTTTGCTGATGGAGATGTGCGAACGAAATAAGAATCAAATCATAAAAACTGTGAGTACCATAAAATTATAAGATacataaaactaaaaaaaatctgatttaTCTCTAGTAATAAACCATTAGTCTAtaatacagtcataccccgttTTATCAAGTCTTGATTAAACTCTTATcatccattaattttaatgagtaagaagagtttaaccaagacttgataaaacggggtatgactgtaaatcatttaataacatttaataaactaagctgaatgttttttttttaatatattaaagatttaaataGTAGTCATTAATTGAAAACTATATAGGATAATCCAGTTTGAGCTAGAACACTAAGGACTCATTAAAAAGACACATTAACCAAAAACTCGCATTAATTAATGTTACAATAAACTTTCAGactagaatttaaaaatcatagttttttgtgaaagaaaaactaagaCTGTTAAATTAGTGTGTCAATTAAAATGTGATCTTTAGAACCATTCATAAATGTTTTTAACGGTTAAATTCCAAAGTATAGCCAGtaataaaacaaagaattaaaaaagtagaaaatatagttacgaaaaataaaaacaaaatgtcttaaaattaaataatataattaacCCATTTTACTAGCTATTAGAATCTATGGTTAATGCTTTCAAGACAATATAGTTCTGAATTAGAATATTTATATCAACAAGGATTATCAAAagtcatgttttttttttaattttttaatttgggatttctttaaaattaactctAAAAGTTATTGGGTTTaataatatgtttttttacaatatattcttaaattattaaagattttttttaaaaataattttaacttcttatttttctttaaaaatattttagatataacaaaaaaaatgggttAAACGTACTCTAaggatttatatttatttaccaTCTTTTATTGTTAGCGCcacttaatttttatattttattaaccaAAATAAAAACCACTTACGCACGCAGATTCACTaatgtgcaaaaataaaagttttaaattaatttcttcctgTAGTAATATTAGTTAATAAAAagttaagaatattttctttatatcgCAGCAATTTCGCAGCAAATTTTACTTTACgccgtttattttctaaaaaatttaatgaacttGGTCGAACTCCGTCTCGCTGctttttctttgtgtttttatataatttttttttctctttattcattatttttttataacattataaaaaattatatagtcATGACGTAAGGGttaactttttcttcattcaaattGTATAGTTTTTTATGTATtgcaatttgtaatttttcatgccaattgcttttgtaaataaagctgaaattattgcattttacTTGCATTTAATGCACACAAAACAACAATatcatgaatattttccattatttaGATGCTGTGGGGACAATTTCACGGGACAATTGATGAGGTCAAATGTTATGTAAAAGTGTGAGCATGATGCTCTCgttatcatattttttttcctccattgATCTTGTACATTCAAAATTCTCTTGAGGAAGTGGAAAAAGCTACGCAGTCTCTAACGTGCCTTTATTGAATACAGTCGttaaattttcacttctttctaatcaaagaaattcaaaatttttttttggaatatttaagAAGAGTTTAAAATGTCtcagaagagatttttatatACCTTCGACAATGGTGAGCTTGAAGCtttatttagttaattttgaagcaaagttttgatacaaaaattatctacatatattttatagaTAATTTCGCCATTCAGCTGTACAATCCAGAAACAGACCAAGAGGGCTCATTGAAAGTCCTGAAGGAAGGTTTTCTTCAGCATGAGAATATCTGCATAGCCGTTGGACTAAATGCTTCTGAAGAGACTCAAGGTCAGCGTGATGTTGCAAAGCTTTTCGAAGCTAATCTTAGCGATGGAATTTCTCTGGTAGCCCGTTACTTGCCCACGAATGAAATTGTGGGATTTTCAATCAACAAAATTCACTCACGTCCTCTTCCTGGAACTCCTTCTTTCCTCGAGgaattttgcaagaataaCAAACTTGTGGCTGAATCGCGCAATATCATCAAATTCCTGGAGTTTGCTGATGGGAAGATTGATCTCTTTGAGAAGTTCAACACTGAATGTTTCTTCGAGTGCGTTTTCTTAGCATCTCTCCCGGAATTTCGTGGAAGGAAAATTGCCTATCATCTCGTGGAACACACTGTGAAATTGGCAAAAGATATTGTGGCTGGAAATTATCCCGAAACCATTGATGAGAATCTCAAAGGGAAGAAACCAAAAATTGTCTTTGCCATTTGGACATCAAAATATTCCGCgaaaattggtgaaaaattgGGATTCATTCCACTGGACAGGATCCCTTTTGCAAACCTGAAATCCATTGGAATATCCtcagttgagaaaattcctcctGAACACACTCATTGCATCCTGGGTGctgttgaaatttaaaaaaagaaaaacacaagCTGGAATCCGAATGTTTGCTGaaggatttttgaatttgtggCAGGAATTTAATGATGTGCGCATCTGgattatgctaaaaaaaagaaggagccCACCCTTGGTTGCCAAAAGTGGtgggatttttaaaatgaaccAACAATGAGTGTAGAAATAATCTTCGTTTGTTGATTTTAATACCAATAACACGACGGAGTTTGATTCCCGATGGCCCTTTAATTGATGCAGCTGTATAAATAACTAAAATACTTCCCTCTTTCACACACTGAAAACTTCCTGGTGCTTCCCCGGTCTTCTCAAAGTGATGGGGTTGAATGCCTAATAAACCTCCTCTTCACtactataaaaataataatttacgtCATTTACGTACCTttacgaacttttttttgtgaaaaaactCTAAGAAGTGCtacctaataaattttattaaaaaaatctttggaaaaaccagaaattttccgcaaaaaataaagagaaaaactcTGCGTATTGTCGAAATTTAATcactcataaaaatttttaattttaaaagcgtccaaataaaaagaaaatctctaagTTTCgaacagaatattttttattccacatttacataaaattctaCTACCTAACGATTTTCTCACAGAAACTTTTTTACCTTCTCTTTCCATTTTCACGACAGAGAGAAAAgcattttatgtataaaaagatttttataaataataaaattaaattttagtttgaTAAAAGAAGTTGTTGTGTGACTTGCAGTATGACTAGATACGTTGCTTATTGCAAGGATTTTATTTACACATTTCCGGAAGATCCTTTTAGGTTGAGTGGTGGTTTATGAAGGACGGCCCGGCGGAACCATTGCGTTGGACTGCCCTGGGATCTTCTGGTGTCCAGATGCGTGCAAAAAGACGTGCTCCTGGTACCCTATCGCCTTTCCTGTGCCACGACAGTGAATGCGACATTCCACTGCCTTTTGAATAGAgagaaaagtaatttgaataatttttatgggaaaattacacggtgtaggggagaccggggctaataaagtcacttaagggtttagaaaaagcctaaaatatcatatttcctagctagatagaacaaaatgatctgagaaagagttgtagggcagtaaatttcctaaagaaatgagctatacattttgctttatctgtttgggaaatattatattttgagatttttctaaacctttaagtgacttttttaaccctgGTCTCCCCTACTGATTGAACTGAGAAACAggttatatataattttattacatacaaattatattttattaattttttcccgaattgtccattaaaaaaatatgtgaaaaattccaaaaaaaaagtctgatGATCAGCGAAATATAACGTGTTATGTTTTCCactaaaaatgaagaattgcaTGATAGCATAAATTGAAACAATTAATTCGTTCTGCTTCACATAGAAAAtattgttctctttttttgcagagGGGATGGTGCTAGAACATCTGGAATCTGTGGAATGTATTTTGTGGCAAGAGGAGTCGATTGCAGGGGATGAACTTCATTAATGGCAGGTCAGAGCATTTATGAATCGCATTCTTCACGGTTTTCTCCCTTCCTCAAGCGGGGTGaaaatgtacaattttcaGTGACACCCTCCTGTGAGAGTCTTTAGTTCCGGTTATGCATCATTTGTGGACATCTTTTGCCCCCTTCCCTGCTCCCGCATGGAAGTATTTTATTCATCCTCGCATGTGCAAATTGATGCTTGAGAACTTCTACAATTTGTTAGCACATTTCGGGAGGAAAAATTTgtgggtgtgggtggaaaaagtgccaagaaaatttgtttgaaagaCGGGTGAGCTCAAAAATCCATTAGCGAAACACCCGGAGATCTTGCACAGCCGCATCAGCTAATTTATTTGTACAACAAACAAGAATCCTCGGTGGTGCATGGAGGGAGGATAAACATCCCCGGATAGAGCGAGATGCGAACCCCAAGTGCTGCATCTGCACACCGGAACGAATTTCCCACGAAAATGTGAGGGGTT from Lutzomyia longipalpis isolate SR_M1_2022 chromosome 1, ASM2433408v1 encodes:
- the LOC129790226 gene encoding arylalkylamine N-acetyltransferase 1-like, whose amino-acid sequence is MSQKRFLYTFDNDNFAIQLYNPETDQEGSLKVLKEGFLQHENICIAVGLNASEETQGQRDVAKLFEANLSDGISLVARYLPTNEIVGFSINKIHSRPLPGTPSFLEEFCKNNKLVAESRNIIKFLEFADGKIDLFEKFNTECFFECVFLASLPEFRGRKIAYHLVEHTVKLAKDIVAGNYPETIDENLKGKKPKIVFAIWTSKYSAKIGEKLGFIPLDRIPFANLKSIGISSVEKIPPEHTHCILGAVEI